In Burkholderia sp. HI2500, the genomic window AGCTACAATGAGCTCGTTTTTCGACCAACACCAGGTACCACCAGTAACGAAGGATCGCAATGACACCTACCCTAGCCGAAAACCTGATTTTTATTGTTGCGGCATCGATCGGTGCGACGTGGCTTTACCGGAAAGTCGTCCCGTACTTGTGGAGTCGCAAAAAGGGCGAGTCGGCTGTCGAGCACTTGGAACGCGTGCGGATCGAGCAGCAGGAAAAGCAGTCCGTCCAACAGAATCTCAACATGACGCCGAAGATGGCCTTGCGCGTGCGCCTCGTCAACTTCGGTATTCTGCTCGGGTTCTTGTGCTTCCTCGCGTTCATCGGACCTCGAGCTGGCCATCCATTCATGCAACATGTGACGCTGTACTTTGGCGCTTACGTCATCGTTGGTTGGGTGGCTTGCGCGCTCGCCAAAGTCGTGGCTGCAGAACGACTTGATGGACTTAACTGGGACGGCCGCCTGAATGTCCGGCTTTACCATGTGTGGCTTTGGCCGCTGAATGTTGTGAAGGCGATACGGGGCAAAAGCTAAGAGGAGTGGGCCTCCCGTGAGTCGAACACGGCACCGGCGGGTTATGAGCCCGCTGCTCTAACCACGCATGAGCTAGAGGCCCGCAGCGGAGATGCAAAAAAAGAAATGGAGCGGGCGAAGGGAATCGAACCCTCGTCATCAGCTTGGAAGGCTGTTGCTCTACCATTGAGCTACGCCCGCATGGTTCGCGGATTGATCCGCGAACACACTATCTTACTCGGTCATGGGAATCAGGAAGCGATCGCGGTTCTTCGCGTTTGCAATCCATTGGGGTGCTTTGCCGCGGCCGCTCCAGGTCGCGCCCGTTTTCGGATCCTGATACTTGGGTGCGATGGGAGTGCGCGCACCGGATGCCGCCGCGCGCCGGCGCCCGAACAGCTGCTCGGGTGTGATGTCGTATTCGGCGATCTGCGCGCGCATCGCTGCAATGATGCTGTCCAGTTCCGCGAGTCGTGCTTCTTCCGCCTGCTGTGCCAACGCATCAGCCTGCTTTTTCAGTTCGAGATAAGTCGCCATAGGGATAAAAGATTCTCGGTTGAACAACGAGCCACTAGGCTAGTCGGCAAAATCGGTCTGGTCAATACGATGCCGGCATAATCACGGATACCGTCGATTACCGGGCCTCTGCCCTAAAGGTTAGGGATTCAGCAAATCGAGATCACACCCCTATGGCGATCAAACTGACGCACGAAACGGCGCCCGACATTGCACGCAGGATCGTTGAATCTGGCGAATTCGCTGCGGGCCCCTTCCTCGGCGACGCTGGCTTGAACGCCTGCATCGAAGGCGTCGCATACAATCCGGATCAAGCCGCGCGGACAGGTGCATTTGTGGATTTCGAATGGACCGGACCGATCAAGCTCGGCGCGCATGCCGAACATGAGCCGAACGTGCTTTATGACAATCGGCCCTATCGTGCCTTCGTCTTCGTCTGCACCAACAGGCACCTGCGGTTGGCCGATGTGCGATTCAGTACGGGATTCTCGTGGAGGGATGCGGTCGACGTACCGTCCCGCCCTGCTGGCGGGAGGTTGCTCTCAGCATCGGCATGGTATGCATGGATGCTGTCGAGGTCGCCTGAATGGCTCGATGAGGCGTCAACGGAGCTCGAGCGTGCGATGTTGGCGCGTCTGGCGAAAAAGCCTCCTATATCGATAGTGCCACCGGAGGATTGTCCATATCTCTACGATCTTCGCGTACGCGGCCTGATCTAACAGTTGTTTTCATTATTATCGCCGGATGCGTCGAGGTATCGATTATTCTGATGCGAGTTCATTCCTAGGCGTTATCCATCCATGCCAGTTGTTCAAAAAGTGCCGTATTATGAAATCAAGTCGTCATCGATTCCATTTTCGCTGCCAAAGTGGAAGGAATATGCTGGAATTAACGGATGCGTTCCGTTGAATACATCGCAAGGGGTTTGCATGGACAGGCTTGCTCCCGGAGAGCCCAAGCCCTTCAAGCTTCCGGAGCCCAAGCCGGCAAAGCCCGAGACGACGAAAGCGCCGGAGCCTCCAAAGGCACCGCCACCCAAGCCGGCCCCGCCTCCCAAGTCGTCCGAGCCCGCCGACGCGGAGGATTGCGAGAATCCCCCTCCGTTTGATCTGCTGGATGTTCCCGAGGCGATGGAGCGGATGAGATGGCCTGTTGCGGCCAAGCTTGCCAGGCGATGGTTCAGCGGCCCGAAGCACGTTTGGGATGACAGCTTCAAAACGGACCAGCCGTTTGACAACACGATCGTGACGCTTGAGTGGGCGCTCAAGTTCGGGAAGGTCCGCGAGCGTTATGACGAGCTTATCTCGAAAAACATCTACAACGAGAATGCCAGAGCCCTTTTGCGAGATCGGCTACGGCATGTGGTGAAGGAAAAATTCGGGTCGTCGGTGGATTTTGATTTTCAGACGGTTGGCGACAAAGGCAATCTCGTCGAGTTCTGCAAGAAGTGGCAGTTTCAGCTGGTCAATGTGTCCAGCTTTGACACGACGGGAGGCCTCCCGTATGCGCCGACCGATTTGACCGCCGCCCTCGCGAACTTCAACATCTATGCCGCGATCGGGCGCGTTGAGTTTTCCGGAGACCGATATTACAAATACAATAACCATGAAAGGACGAAATCTTACTGCGCCGACTTGACCGCGTCCATAACTCATATCTACGTATACATAAAAGACAGCTATTCCTTCAATGACGGGAAGCCGCCATCGAGCAGTCAGTATTTGGGACACTGGAACAAAAGCGGCATGGTGATCACGAATGGCGGGAGAATCCGGGAGCTTTTGTATCGGAGCGGCGTCAACTCGAACCTCGGCAATTCACCCGACGTCGAATCGACGATTAAATGGAAGTATCTGATTGATGATTTTCTAGATAAGCCAATCGATACACGAAAAGGCGTCGTCAAGAAATTTAGAGCGTGTGACGTGCACTATCCCGTTTTCAACCGGACGTATAACGACTGGAGAAGCAAGCATAATCGCGGAGAGGATTTCGTGATATATTCAAACCTGCAATATCTCAAGTTGACCAATCCCATTAAGATCAGCCTCGGCGAAATATGCAGGTCACCAGAAAACATGTAATCGCGATTGCACTACTCTTGGTGCTGGCGATCCCGTCTCTTGCGTTACGGAAGTCATACGAAGGTTGCGAGAGCTACACCCAGGCTCTTAACGGCGGAACGAAAGAGTTCGCCGGCGAGAAGTACAAAATTGAGATGTGTGGGGCGCCTCGCTCTTTTGGCGATGGTGACGAAATTCGACTCCAGGTGAAGGGGCCGGCAGGGGATGTGCTGGCGGAGAGATACTTTGCGGTGCGCACAATTAACGATGCAGCACCCAGGGAGCTGGAGTACGGTGACGACAACATTTTCTACTACGACCAGTCGAAGTCGTCCCCGTTGCGCTTCATTTCCATGCCGCCTTCCAGGATGGATTGGTGGACGGCACGCATACCTTTGCTGCAACGACTGCTCGCGTTCTTTTCATAGGATGGCGACTCATCGGGTGAAGCGCTTAGGTCTGGCGATCGTTGCAGTGAGCTTGTTGGCCTGCTTCTCGCTCATCAGTTTTGGCGAGATCATGACTGACGATACCGATTGTCAGCGCTTCAACTACAACGCCGAGATGAATGGTGGAATCAAACAGGTCGACGGCACGACCTACATCATCAACATCTGCGGAAGTGGTGGGCGCAGTCATGGACTTTTTGCGGATCAGAATGAGCAGGTCAAACTCGTCATCACCGATGCGAATGGCTCGACGCTCGCCACGCGCCTATTTTTCGTTTTTTGGGACGGCCGGCCGGGTGAAGATTCGATCAAGATCCGCGATGGCAAATTGATTTACTTCGACGCGTCGGATCAGTACGACAGCATGCGTTCGATCTCGCTGCCGCCCACCGCGAGCGATCGGATCTTCGCAAGAATTCCGATTTGGCTTCGCTGAGAGCAGCCGCCCAGACAGCCATCTAACGGCTCCACCGTCGCTCGCCCCTACGCTGACGAGCCATCAGGCTCGGTCAGTCTTGATTTGCGGCAGCGCTTGCGGCCACGCAATCGTCAGGGAACAGATTGAGGCGGGACCGCAATCGCGAATGCGTATATTGATGTTGGTTATAGGCAACGAAGCAGCGGGTCCAATCACGTGCAATCACGAATCGACGGCTGTGGGCAAGTGCTGTCAGATTGATGATTTTCATCACGTTCGGCCGCGCGACGTCGATGTCTGACGCACCGAGCAAGGCCAGAGTCGGTGTGAGGGGAATATAGAAGTTCGCCGGTGTATCGGGTAGGAGGAATTCCCCCGCGTCCGGGCTCGCGTGGCACAAGCGCCACTCCAACGCACCATGCTCCCTCATCGCCATCATGATCCCAAATTCGATATGAAGCCCGGTGGCCTGACGACTCGGTAGCGAGTTCTCTTCGTCAATGTAAGACGTATGCCCCGCCTCCAAGCGCTCCTTAAAATCCCTGGTCAGGTCTGGAGTGCCGCGCCCGGCATTGAACTTGACTGCAGGTTCGGGATTATCAGCGTACTGCGCTCGCCCTTGCCATAGTGCGTAGAACCGCGTGATCAGCCGGTGATTCAAACTTAGCCACCGCGTGTCCCCCTTGATCAGCCGCTCGGCGAGTGACTGAAAATCGCTTTCGATGCCTGCACCGAATCCCCCTTCTGCCCGCTGATCCCATACATGGTTGGCGCAA contains:
- a CDS encoding H-NS histone family protein; translation: MATYLELKKQADALAQQAEEARLAELDSIIAAMRAQIAEYDITPEQLFGRRRAAASGARTPIAPKYQDPKTGATWSGRGKAPQWIANAKNRDRFLIPMTE
- a CDS encoding DUF6402 family protein, producing the protein MPVVQKVPYYEIKSSSIPFSLPKWKEYAGINGCVPLNTSQGVCMDRLAPGEPKPFKLPEPKPAKPETTKAPEPPKAPPPKPAPPPKSSEPADAEDCENPPPFDLLDVPEAMERMRWPVAAKLARRWFSGPKHVWDDSFKTDQPFDNTIVTLEWALKFGKVRERYDELISKNIYNENARALLRDRLRHVVKEKFGSSVDFDFQTVGDKGNLVEFCKKWQFQLVNVSSFDTTGGLPYAPTDLTAALANFNIYAAIGRVEFSGDRYYKYNNHERTKSYCADLTASITHIYVYIKDSYSFNDGKPPSSSQYLGHWNKSGMVITNGGRIRELLYRSGVNSNLGNSPDVESTIKWKYLIDDFLDKPIDTRKGVVKKFRACDVHYPVFNRTYNDWRSKHNRGEDFVIYSNLQYLKLTNPIKISLGEICRSPENM
- a CDS encoding DUF4238 domain-containing protein, encoding MEQTKHKPEPVQPGNPHQLTRNQHIFPRASIERFRNPETGLSALSLAAKKIISNLDARNKLFCANHVWDQRAEGGFGAGIESDFQSLAERLIKGDTRWLSLNHRLITRFYALWQGRAQYADNPEPAVKFNAGRGTPDLTRDFKERLEAGHTSYIDEENSLPSRQATGLHIEFGIMMAMREHGALEWRLCHASPDAGEFLLPDTPANFYIPLTPTLALLGASDIDVARPNVMKIINLTALAHSRRFVIARDWTRCFVAYNQHQYTHSRLRSRLNLFPDDCVAASAAANQD